A stretch of Allostreptomyces psammosilenae DNA encodes these proteins:
- the aroC gene encoding chorismate synthase, producing MGNLRWLTAGESHGPALVATLEGLPAGVPVTTEAVADELARRRLGYGRGARMKFERDEVTFLGGVRHGRTLGSPVAVMVGNTEWPKWQQVMAADPVDPEILAGLARNEPLTRPRPGHADLAGMQKYGFDEARPVLERASARETAARVALGAVARSFLKETAGIEIVSHVVELASAKAPYGVVPTPADVARLDADPVRCLDPEASAAMVEEIDRAHKDGDTLGGVVEVVAHGMVPGLGSHVHWDRRLDARLAGALMGIQAIKGVELGDGFELARVPGSQAHDEIEPTADGIRRRSGRSGGTEGGLSTGELLRVRAAMKPIATVPRALATVDVRTGEPAQAHHQRSDVCAVPAAGIVAEAMVALVLADAVVEKFGGDSVAETRRNVRGYLDNLAVR from the coding sequence TTGGGTAACTTGCGCTGGCTGACCGCGGGCGAGTCGCACGGCCCCGCACTGGTCGCGACGCTGGAAGGGCTGCCCGCCGGCGTGCCCGTCACCACCGAGGCGGTGGCCGACGAACTGGCCCGCCGCCGCCTCGGCTACGGGCGCGGCGCGCGCATGAAGTTCGAGCGGGACGAGGTGACCTTCCTCGGCGGCGTGCGCCACGGCCGCACCCTGGGCAGCCCGGTCGCGGTGATGGTCGGCAACACCGAGTGGCCCAAGTGGCAGCAGGTCATGGCGGCCGACCCGGTGGATCCGGAGATCCTCGCCGGTCTGGCCCGCAACGAGCCGCTGACCCGGCCCCGCCCCGGCCACGCCGACCTCGCCGGCATGCAGAAGTACGGCTTCGACGAGGCCCGTCCGGTGCTGGAGCGGGCCAGCGCCCGGGAGACGGCCGCGCGGGTGGCCCTCGGCGCCGTGGCGCGCTCCTTCCTGAAGGAGACCGCGGGCATCGAGATCGTCAGCCACGTCGTCGAACTGGCCTCCGCCAAGGCCCCGTACGGCGTCGTCCCGACCCCCGCCGACGTGGCCCGGCTCGACGCCGACCCGGTGCGCTGCCTGGACCCGGAGGCCAGCGCCGCGATGGTGGAGGAGATCGACCGCGCCCACAAGGACGGCGACACCCTCGGCGGTGTCGTGGAGGTCGTCGCCCACGGCATGGTCCCGGGCCTGGGCAGCCACGTGCACTGGGACCGCCGGCTCGACGCCCGCCTCGCCGGCGCCCTCATGGGCATCCAGGCCATCAAGGGCGTCGAACTCGGCGACGGCTTCGAACTGGCCCGGGTGCCCGGCTCGCAGGCGCACGACGAGATCGAGCCGACCGCGGACGGCATCCGCCGCCGCAGCGGCCGCTCCGGCGGGACGGAGGGCGGCCTGAGCACCGGTGAACTGCTGCGGGTGCGCGCCGCCATGAAGCCGATCGCCACCGTCCCGCGCGCCCTGGCCACGGTGGACGTGCGCACCGGCGAGCCGGCCCAGGCCCACCACCAGCGTTCCGACGTCTGCGCCGTCCCGGCGGCCGGCATCGTCGCCGAGGCCATGGTGGCGCTCGTCCTCGCCGACGCGGTCGTGGAGAAGTTCGGCGGCGACTCCGTCGCCGAGACCCGCCGCAACGTCCGCGGCTACCTCGACAACCTGGCGGTCCGGTGA
- the alaS gene encoding alanine--tRNA ligase, producing MESAEIRRRWLRFFEERDHTVVPSASLVADDPTLLLVNAGMVPFKPYFLGEATPPYKRATSVQKCVRTLDIEEVGKTTRHGSFFQMCGNFSFGDYFKEGAIPLAWELLTKSVSDGGFGLDESRLWVTVYQDDDEAEEIWRTKVGVPADRIQRLGKADNFWSMGVPGPCGPCSEINYDRGPAFGEAGGPAVNGERYLEIWNLVFMQYERGAGTGKDDFEIVGDLPARNIDTGLGLERLAALLQGVDNLYEIDTTRMILGRAAELTGHRYGADHKSDVSLRVVADHIRTAVMLIGDGVTPGNEGRGYVLRRMMRRAIRNMRLLGATEPVSHELVNTTIEAMGPQYPELITDRGRIETVAAAEEGSFLQTLRTGTTILDTAVADTRRRGGTVLGGDAAFQLHDTYGFPIDLTLEMAAEQGLTVDEDGFRRLMKEQRERAKADARAKKTGHADLSAYRHIADSSGTTDFTGYHDTAGEATVLGLLVDGLSAPAAHEGDDVEIVLDRTPFYAEGGGQLADQGRITFSSGAAVDVRDVQTPVPGVIVHKGTVLVGEITVGATAWAQIDTDRRRSIARAHSATHLTHQALRDALGPTAAQAGSENAPGRFRFDFGSPTAVPGSVLTDVEQKINEVLARELDVQAEVMTMDEARKQGAIAMFGEKYGDRVRVVTIGDYSKELCGGTHVHNTAQLGLVKLLGESSIGAGVRRVEALVGVDAYKFLAREHTVVSQLTEVVKGRPEELPERVAGIVSRLREAEKEIERFRAERVLQAAGGLAADAADVAGVALVAARIPDGTTADDLRRLVLDVRGRITGGRPAVIALFTVTGGRPLVVAATNEAARERGVKAGELVRTAAKTLGGGGGGKDDVAQGGGSNPDAVADAVAAVERLVRERVA from the coding sequence ATGGAGTCGGCAGAGATCCGCCGCCGCTGGCTGCGCTTCTTCGAGGAGCGCGACCACACCGTCGTGCCCTCGGCGTCCCTCGTCGCCGACGACCCGACGCTGCTGCTCGTCAACGCCGGCATGGTGCCCTTCAAGCCGTACTTCCTCGGCGAGGCCACCCCGCCCTACAAGCGGGCCACCAGCGTGCAGAAGTGCGTGCGCACCCTCGACATCGAAGAGGTCGGCAAGACCACCCGCCACGGATCCTTCTTCCAGATGTGCGGGAACTTCTCCTTCGGCGACTACTTCAAGGAAGGGGCCATCCCGCTCGCCTGGGAGCTCCTCACCAAGTCCGTCTCCGACGGCGGCTTCGGCCTCGACGAGTCCCGGCTGTGGGTCACCGTCTACCAGGACGACGACGAGGCCGAGGAGATCTGGCGCACCAAGGTCGGCGTCCCCGCCGACCGCATCCAGCGCCTCGGCAAGGCCGACAACTTCTGGTCCATGGGCGTCCCCGGCCCCTGCGGCCCCTGCTCCGAGATCAACTACGACCGCGGCCCCGCCTTCGGCGAAGCCGGCGGCCCGGCCGTCAACGGCGAGCGCTACCTGGAGATCTGGAACCTGGTCTTCATGCAGTACGAGCGCGGCGCCGGCACCGGCAAGGACGACTTCGAGATCGTCGGCGACCTCCCCGCCCGCAACATCGACACCGGCCTCGGCCTCGAACGGCTCGCCGCGCTCCTCCAGGGCGTCGACAACCTCTACGAGATCGACACCACCCGGATGATCCTCGGCCGCGCCGCCGAGCTCACCGGCCACCGCTACGGCGCCGACCACAAGTCCGACGTCTCCCTGCGCGTCGTCGCCGACCACATCCGCACCGCCGTCATGCTCATCGGCGACGGCGTCACCCCCGGCAACGAGGGCCGCGGCTACGTGCTGCGCCGCATGATGCGCCGCGCCATCCGCAACATGCGCCTGCTCGGCGCCACCGAGCCGGTCAGCCACGAGCTGGTGAACACCACCATCGAGGCCATGGGCCCGCAGTACCCCGAGCTGATCACCGACCGCGGCCGCATCGAGACCGTCGCCGCCGCCGAGGAAGGCTCCTTCCTGCAGACCCTGCGCACCGGCACCACCATCCTGGACACCGCCGTCGCCGACACCCGCCGCCGCGGCGGCACCGTCCTCGGCGGCGACGCCGCCTTCCAGCTCCACGACACCTACGGCTTCCCCATCGACCTCACCCTGGAGATGGCCGCCGAGCAGGGGCTCACCGTCGACGAGGACGGCTTCCGCCGCCTGATGAAGGAGCAGCGCGAGCGCGCCAAGGCCGACGCCCGCGCCAAGAAGACCGGCCACGCCGACCTCAGCGCCTACCGGCACATCGCCGACTCCTCCGGCACCACCGACTTCACCGGCTACCACGACACCGCCGGCGAGGCCACCGTGCTCGGCCTCCTCGTCGACGGCCTCTCCGCGCCCGCCGCGCACGAGGGCGACGACGTCGAGATCGTCCTGGACCGCACCCCCTTCTACGCCGAGGGCGGCGGCCAGCTCGCCGACCAGGGCCGGATCACCTTCTCCTCCGGCGCCGCCGTCGACGTCCGCGACGTGCAGACCCCGGTGCCCGGCGTCATCGTGCACAAGGGCACCGTGCTGGTCGGCGAGATCACCGTCGGCGCCACCGCCTGGGCGCAGATCGACACCGACCGCCGTCGCTCCATCGCCCGCGCCCACAGCGCCACCCACCTCACCCACCAGGCGCTGCGCGACGCCCTCGGCCCCACCGCCGCCCAGGCCGGCTCCGAGAACGCCCCCGGCCGCTTCCGCTTCGACTTCGGCTCGCCCACCGCCGTCCCCGGCTCCGTGCTCACCGACGTCGAACAGAAGATCAACGAGGTCCTCGCCCGCGAACTCGACGTCCAGGCCGAGGTCATGACCATGGACGAGGCGCGCAAGCAGGGCGCCATCGCCATGTTCGGCGAGAAGTACGGCGACCGGGTCCGCGTCGTCACCATCGGCGACTACTCCAAGGAGCTGTGCGGCGGCACCCACGTGCACAACACCGCCCAGCTCGGCCTGGTCAAGCTGCTCGGCGAGTCCTCCATCGGCGCCGGCGTGCGCCGCGTCGAGGCCCTCGTCGGCGTGGACGCCTACAAGTTCCTCGCCCGCGAGCACACCGTCGTCTCCCAGCTCACCGAGGTCGTCAAGGGCCGACCCGAGGAGCTCCCGGAGCGCGTCGCCGGCATCGTCAGCCGGCTGCGCGAGGCCGAGAAGGAGATCGAGCGGTTCCGCGCCGAGCGCGTCCTGCAGGCCGCCGGCGGGCTCGCCGCCGACGCCGCGGACGTCGCCGGCGTCGCGCTGGTCGCCGCCCGCATCCCCGACGGCACCACCGCCGACGACCTGCGCCGCCTGGTGCTGGACGTGCGCGGACGGATCACCGGCGGCCGCCCGGCCGTCATCGCCCTGTTCACCGTCACCGGCGGGCGCCCGCTCGTCGTCGCGGCCACCAACGAGGCCGCGCGGGAGCGCGGCGTCAAGGCCGGTGAGCTGGTGCGGACCGCCGCCAAGACGCTCGGCGGCGGGGGCGGCGGCAAGGACGACGTCGCCCAGGGCGGCGGCAGCAACCCGGACGCGGTCGCGGACGCCGTGGCCGCCGTCGAGCGGCTGGTCCGCGAGCGCGTCGCCTGA
- a CDS encoding shikimate dehydrogenase: MTEERRAAVLGSPISHSLSPVLHRAAYAEMGLDNWRYDPYEVDEPALPGFLASLHLEEEGWAGLSLTMPLKRAIIPLLDGVGETAREADAVNTVVFTPDGRRVGDNTDVPGIVEALRERGVTEVESAAVLGAGATASSALAALARICRGPVTAYVRSAERAAQLRAVGERVGLEVRPADWERAREAFGSALVVSTTPEGVSDPLAEFVPDSPGVLFDVLYQPWPTALAAAWSGKGGTVVGGLDLLVHQAVLQVEMMTGRPAPLAVMREAGERALAERTR; this comes from the coding sequence ATGACGGAGGAACGACGCGCCGCCGTCCTCGGATCCCCCATCTCCCACTCGCTCTCCCCGGTGCTGCACCGGGCCGCGTACGCCGAGATGGGGCTGGACAACTGGCGCTACGACCCCTACGAGGTGGACGAGCCGGCGCTGCCGGGCTTCCTGGCCTCGCTCCACCTGGAGGAAGAGGGCTGGGCCGGGCTCTCCCTCACCATGCCGCTGAAGCGGGCGATCATCCCGCTGCTGGACGGCGTGGGGGAGACGGCCCGGGAGGCGGACGCGGTCAACACCGTGGTGTTCACGCCGGACGGGCGGCGGGTCGGCGACAACACCGACGTGCCCGGGATCGTGGAGGCGCTGCGCGAGCGCGGGGTGACGGAGGTGGAGTCGGCCGCGGTGCTGGGCGCCGGGGCCACCGCCTCCTCCGCGCTGGCCGCCCTCGCCAGGATCTGCCGCGGACCCGTCACCGCTTATGTGCGCTCCGCGGAACGGGCGGCCCAGCTGCGCGCGGTCGGGGAGCGGGTCGGGCTGGAGGTGCGGCCGGCGGACTGGGAACGGGCACGGGAGGCCTTCGGCTCGGCGCTGGTGGTGTCCACGACCCCGGAGGGGGTCAGCGACCCGCTGGCGGAGTTCGTGCCCGACTCGCCCGGCGTGCTCTTCGACGTGCTGTACCAGCCGTGGCCGACGGCGCTGGCGGCGGCGTGGAGCGGGAAGGGCGGCACCGTGGTCGGCGGGCTGGACCTGCTGGTGCACCAGGCGGTGCTGCAGGTCGAGATGATGACCGGGCGGCCCGCGCCGCTCGCCGTGATGCGCGAGGCGGGCGAGCGGGCGCTCGCGGAACGCACCCGCTGA
- the aroB gene encoding 3-dehydroquinate synthase, with product MTANPESSTIRVPVGGSAGHPPYEVLVGSGLLGELPGLIGERVKRVAVIHPEALRPTGDAVREDLAAAGYEAIAIEVPNAEQAKDSAVAAYCWSVLGQSGFTRDDVVVGVGGGATTDLAGFVAATWLRGVRWIAVPTTVLGMVDAAVGGKTGINTAEGKNLVGAFHPPAGVLADLGALEALPRHDYVSGLAEVIKAGFIADPRILELVEEDPEAACTPAGPHTRELLERAIRVKADVVSEDLKEAGRREMLNYGHTLGHAIEKNERYTWRHGAAVSVGMVFAAELARVAGRLDDATADRHRSVLASVGLPLGYRGDAWPRLLETMRVDKKSRGDLLRFVVLDGLARPAILEGPDPAMLVAAYSEVAKA from the coding sequence GTGACCGCGAACCCGGAATCCTCCACCATCCGCGTCCCGGTCGGCGGTTCGGCCGGGCACCCTCCGTACGAGGTGCTGGTGGGCTCGGGCCTGCTCGGCGAGCTGCCCGGACTCATCGGCGAGCGGGTCAAGCGGGTCGCCGTCATCCACCCGGAGGCGCTGCGCCCCACCGGTGACGCCGTGCGCGAGGACCTCGCCGCGGCCGGCTACGAGGCGATCGCCATCGAGGTGCCCAACGCCGAGCAGGCCAAGGACAGCGCGGTGGCGGCGTACTGCTGGTCGGTGCTGGGGCAGTCGGGCTTCACCCGGGACGACGTGGTCGTGGGTGTCGGCGGCGGCGCCACCACGGACCTGGCCGGCTTCGTCGCGGCCACCTGGCTGCGCGGGGTGCGGTGGATCGCCGTGCCCACCACCGTGCTGGGCATGGTCGACGCGGCCGTCGGCGGCAAGACCGGCATCAACACCGCCGAGGGCAAGAACCTCGTGGGCGCCTTCCACCCGCCGGCCGGCGTCCTGGCCGACCTGGGCGCGCTGGAGGCGCTGCCGCGGCACGACTACGTCAGCGGCCTGGCCGAGGTGATCAAGGCGGGCTTCATCGCCGATCCGCGCATCCTGGAGCTGGTCGAGGAGGACCCCGAGGCGGCCTGCACGCCGGCCGGCCCGCACACCCGTGAGCTGCTGGAGCGGGCGATCCGGGTGAAGGCCGACGTGGTCTCGGAGGACCTGAAGGAGGCCGGGCGCCGGGAGATGCTCAACTACGGCCACACGCTCGGCCACGCCATCGAGAAGAACGAGCGCTACACCTGGCGGCACGGGGCGGCGGTGAGCGTCGGCATGGTGTTCGCCGCCGAGCTGGCCCGGGTCGCCGGGCGGCTCGACGACGCCACCGCGGACCGGCACCGCAGCGTGCTGGCCTCGGTGGGCCTGCCGCTGGGGTACCGGGGCGACGCGTGGCCGAGGCTGCTGGAGACCATGCGGGTCGACAAGAAGTCCCGGGGCGACCTGCTGCGCTTCGTCGTGCTGGACGGCCTGGCCCGCCCGGCGATCCTGGAGGGCCCGGACCCGGCGATGCTGGTGGCCGCCTACAGCGAGGTCGCCAAGGCCTGA
- a CDS encoding DUF948 domain-containing protein yields the protein MSGGEVAGLIVAVFWAVLVAFMALVLVRLARVLAEATRLVAGITDKTVPLLDEVTETVRTTQAQLERVDTITGHVQNVTANASALSTTVASTVSGPLVRVAAFGYAVRAAVARRRQSELVRASRAGLRPARRRATGRD from the coding sequence GTGTCCGGTGGAGAGGTGGCCGGCCTGATCGTGGCCGTCTTCTGGGCGGTACTGGTCGCCTTCATGGCCCTGGTACTCGTCAGACTGGCCCGCGTCCTCGCCGAGGCCACGCGCCTCGTGGCCGGCATCACCGACAAGACCGTCCCCCTGCTGGACGAGGTGACCGAGACCGTCCGCACCACCCAGGCCCAACTCGAGCGCGTCGACACCATCACCGGCCACGTGCAGAACGTCACCGCCAACGCCTCCGCGCTCTCCACCACCGTCGCCTCCACGGTCAGCGGGCCCCTCGTCCGGGTCGCCGCCTTCGGCTACGCCGTGCGCGCCGCCGTCGCCCGCCGCCGGCAGAGCGAACTCGTCCGCGCCAGCCGCGCCGGACTCCGCCCCGCGCGCCGCCGCGCCACCGGACGCGACTAG
- a CDS encoding prepilin peptidase: MNATTDLTDHDPSLFWGGLAALGWLLLCGLPLARADVREHRLPDRWTARAGTGVALLLGAAAGRAGPEAALGAGAGALALALWHLPGALTGHVGWGDVKLAPSTGALLGWFGWPAVVAGCAATALLAACQGAAALARGRLTVPSMRGPTRLPLGPAMLVGTALVAGVHLWTLAP; encoded by the coding sequence ATGAACGCGACCACGGACCTCACCGACCACGACCCGAGCCTCTTCTGGGGCGGCCTCGCCGCCCTCGGCTGGCTGCTCCTGTGCGGCCTCCCGCTGGCCCGCGCCGACGTGCGGGAACACCGCCTCCCGGACCGCTGGACGGCCCGCGCCGGCACCGGCGTGGCCCTGCTGCTGGGCGCCGCCGCCGGCCGCGCCGGCCCCGAGGCCGCGCTGGGGGCCGGCGCGGGGGCGCTCGCCCTCGCGCTGTGGCACCTACCGGGAGCGCTGACCGGGCACGTGGGATGGGGAGACGTGAAACTCGCGCCGTCCACCGGGGCACTGCTCGGCTGGTTCGGCTGGCCGGCCGTGGTGGCCGGCTGCGCGGCCACGGCGCTGCTGGCCGCCTGCCAGGGCGCTGCCGCGCTGGCGCGCGGGCGGCTGACCGTACCGTCCATGCGCGGCCCGACCAGGCTCCCACTCGGGCCCGCCATGCTCGTCGGCACGGCACTGGTGGCGGGCGTCCACCTGTGGACCCTCGCGCCGTAG
- the rpsD gene encoding 30S ribosomal protein S4 produces the protein MNNSRPKVRLSRALGIPLTPKSVKYFEARPYPPGQHGRGRKQSSDYKVRLLEKQRLRAQYDLSETQLSRAFDRARKAETKTGEALIVELERRLDALVMRAGFARTIYQARQMVVHGHIEVNGQKVDKPSYNVRIGDVVMVRERSRNKPLFHVVREGGFAGEGQTPKYLQVNLKALAFRLEREPQRREVPVVCDEQLVVEYYSR, from the coding sequence GTGAACAACTCGCGTCCCAAGGTCCGGCTGTCCCGCGCTCTGGGCATCCCGCTGACCCCGAAGTCCGTCAAGTACTTCGAGGCCCGCCCCTACCCGCCCGGCCAGCACGGCCGCGGGCGCAAGCAGAGCAGCGACTACAAGGTCCGCCTGCTCGAGAAGCAGCGCCTGCGCGCCCAGTACGACCTCAGCGAGACCCAGCTCAGCCGCGCCTTCGACCGCGCCCGCAAGGCCGAGACCAAGACCGGTGAGGCCCTGATCGTCGAGCTCGAGCGCCGCCTCGACGCCCTGGTCATGCGCGCCGGCTTCGCCCGCACCATCTACCAGGCCCGCCAGATGGTCGTCCACGGCCACATCGAGGTCAACGGCCAGAAGGTCGACAAGCCCTCCTACAACGTGCGCATCGGCGACGTCGTGATGGTCCGCGAGCGCAGCCGCAACAAGCCGCTGTTCCACGTCGTCCGCGAGGGCGGCTTCGCCGGCGAGGGCCAGACCCCCAAGTACCTCCAGGTCAACCTCAAGGCCCTCGCCTTCCGCCTGGAGCGCGAGCCCCAGCGCCGCGAGGTCCCGGTGGTCTGCGACGAGCAGCTCGTCGTCGAGTACTACTCCCGCTGA
- a CDS encoding shikimate kinase, with translation MTPATSPSGGPPVLVLVGPPGSGKSTVGRILAARYGVPFRDTDADVEARAGKPIPDIFVDEGEPHFRALEHEAVAEALAGHHGVLALGGGAVLDPATRRLLAAHRVVFLDVGVHDAVRRVGLDAPRPLLVGNPRARWRELMEQRRPLYTEVARAVVLTDDRTPDQVADAVHEHFAKELSQQ, from the coding sequence GTGACGCCCGCGACCTCCCCGTCCGGCGGCCCGCCCGTCCTGGTGCTGGTCGGCCCGCCCGGGTCCGGCAAGTCCACCGTGGGGCGGATCCTGGCGGCCCGGTACGGCGTGCCGTTCCGGGACACCGACGCCGACGTCGAGGCCCGCGCCGGCAAGCCGATCCCGGACATCTTCGTCGACGAGGGCGAGCCGCACTTCCGCGCCCTGGAGCACGAGGCGGTCGCCGAGGCCCTGGCCGGCCACCACGGGGTGCTGGCCCTGGGCGGCGGCGCGGTGCTCGACCCGGCCACCCGCCGGCTGCTGGCCGCCCACCGGGTGGTGTTCCTCGACGTCGGCGTGCACGACGCGGTCCGCCGGGTCGGCCTGGACGCCCCCCGCCCCCTGCTGGTCGGCAACCCCCGGGCGCGCTGGCGCGAGCTGATGGAGCAGCGCCGCCCGCTGTACACGGAGGTCGCCCGGGCGGTCGTGCTCACCGACGACCGCACCCCCGACCAGGTCGCCGACGCCGTCCACGAGCACTTCGCGAAGGAGTTGTCACAGCAGTGA
- a CDS encoding DUF6167 family protein → MRRLFWIAVGAGTAVYVVNRLNRTVRRLQPDHVARSIGGSLTDLADSLRDLVDEVRAEAAVREAELVQALGLDTDPAGGPAPGSTTTTHHAAMPAPRTGPTRAPRRNHPTGRATHHGKDHH, encoded by the coding sequence ATGCGCCGCCTGTTCTGGATCGCCGTCGGTGCCGGCACCGCCGTCTACGTCGTCAACCGGCTGAACCGCACCGTGCGCCGCCTCCAGCCCGACCACGTCGCCCGCAGCATCGGCGGCTCGCTCACCGACCTCGCCGACTCGCTCCGCGACCTCGTCGACGAGGTACGCGCCGAAGCCGCCGTCCGCGAAGCCGAACTCGTCCAGGCCCTCGGCCTGGACACCGACCCCGCCGGCGGCCCCGCCCCCGGCAGCACCACGACCACCCACCACGCAGCAATGCCCGCGCCCCGCACGGGCCCGACGCGCGCGCCGCGCCGGAACCACCCCACCGGACGCGCCACGCACCACGGGAAGGACCACCACTGA
- the mltG gene encoding endolytic transglycosylase MltG, giving the protein MSELGLATEPSPHGRRADRRKNNRRRKKKKRGGGCAVFVALVVVLGGVGAGGWWGYTMLRDRFAANEPPADFTGEGTGEVAVEVPEGAGATQIAALLLDAGVIASQQAFINEAYARPDDAARIQPGVYPMRQEMSAQAAMDLMIDPANANRLTVPEGMRATAVYALIDGKLELAEGTTEQVAEEADLGLPEWAEGNVEGFLFPSTYNVGEDTTPEQLLTEMVDQAEQQFEALGLVDQAEELGYTPHELLTIASLVQAEGKTSEDFGKVARVIYNRLLPDNTETNGYLEFDSTYNYAMNQSTLNLDPEVLRNTDHEYNTYYYTGLPPGPISNPGAPAIEAALNPTPGDWYYFVSVTEDDTRFSETYEEHQQHVQEFNANQEGGDE; this is encoded by the coding sequence ATGAGCGAGCTCGGGCTGGCCACCGAACCGTCGCCGCACGGACGCCGGGCGGACCGCCGGAAGAACAACCGGCGCCGCAAGAAGAAGAAACGCGGTGGCGGCTGCGCCGTCTTCGTCGCCCTCGTCGTCGTGCTCGGCGGTGTCGGCGCGGGCGGCTGGTGGGGCTACACCATGCTGCGCGACCGGTTCGCCGCCAACGAGCCCCCCGCCGACTTCACCGGTGAGGGCACCGGCGAGGTCGCCGTGGAGGTACCCGAGGGCGCAGGTGCCACCCAGATCGCCGCACTGCTCCTCGACGCCGGTGTCATCGCCTCCCAGCAGGCCTTCATCAACGAGGCCTACGCGCGACCCGACGACGCCGCCCGGATCCAGCCCGGCGTCTACCCGATGCGGCAGGAGATGTCCGCCCAGGCGGCCATGGACCTGATGATCGACCCGGCCAACGCCAACCGGCTCACCGTGCCGGAGGGCATGCGCGCCACCGCCGTCTACGCCCTCATCGACGGCAAACTGGAACTCGCCGAGGGCACCACCGAGCAGGTTGCCGAGGAGGCCGACCTCGGCCTGCCGGAATGGGCCGAGGGCAACGTCGAGGGCTTCCTCTTCCCCTCCACCTACAACGTCGGCGAGGACACCACGCCCGAGCAACTGCTCACCGAGATGGTCGACCAGGCCGAGCAGCAGTTCGAGGCCCTCGGCCTGGTGGACCAGGCCGAGGAGCTCGGTTACACCCCGCACGAACTGCTGACCATCGCCAGCCTGGTCCAGGCCGAGGGCAAGACCTCCGAGGACTTCGGGAAGGTCGCCCGGGTCATCTACAACCGGCTCCTGCCGGACAACACGGAGACCAACGGCTACCTGGAGTTCGACTCCACGTACAACTACGCGATGAACCAGAGCACCCTCAACCTGGATCCCGAGGTGCTCCGGAACACCGACCACGAGTACAACACCTACTACTACACCGGCCTGCCGCCCGGCCCGATCTCCAACCCCGGCGCCCCCGCCATAGAAGCGGCGCTCAACCCCACTCCGGGTGACTGGTACTACTTCGTCTCGGTGACCGAGGACGACACCCGGTTCAGCGAGACGTACGAGGAGCACCAGCAGCACGTCCAGGAGTTCAACGCCAACCAGGAAGGGGGCGACGAATGA
- the ruvX gene encoding Holliday junction resolvase RuvX → MRRGIRIAVDVGDVRVGVAACDPDGLLATPVDTLPAGQDDRRRIAELVAERQAVEVVVGLPRSLSGAEGPAAAKARAYAAALAPLVAPVPVRLVDERMSTITATRGLQASGVRAKKGRKVVDQAAAVVILQSALETERTSGRAPGEVVPVPPAAEPENGARD, encoded by the coding sequence ATGCGCCGAGGCATCCGCATCGCCGTCGACGTGGGTGACGTCCGCGTCGGAGTCGCCGCCTGCGACCCCGACGGACTGCTCGCCACCCCCGTCGACACGCTGCCCGCCGGCCAGGACGACCGGCGGCGCATCGCCGAGCTCGTCGCCGAACGGCAGGCCGTCGAGGTCGTCGTCGGCCTGCCCCGCTCGCTCAGCGGCGCGGAGGGGCCCGCCGCGGCCAAGGCCCGAGCCTACGCCGCCGCCCTCGCACCCCTGGTCGCGCCCGTCCCGGTGCGACTCGTCGACGAGCGGATGTCCACCATCACCGCCACCCGCGGCCTCCAGGCGTCCGGCGTGCGGGCCAAGAAGGGCCGCAAGGTGGTCGATCAGGCCGCCGCCGTCGTCATCCTGCAGAGCGCCCTGGAGACCGAACGCACCTCCGGCAGGGCCCCCGGCGAGGTGGTGCCGGTGCCGCCCGCCGCCGAACCGGAGAACGGCGCCCGGGACTAG